A single window of Aphidius gifuensis isolate YNYX2018 linkage group LG1, ASM1490517v1, whole genome shotgun sequence DNA harbors:
- the LOC122851208 gene encoding uncharacterized protein LOC122851208 — protein MSKHRCNHDDVGSPKACKRNKYLKKPNNKLELNKKKLSPIHRLDDDCLVKIFMYLPVQKRLEVEKVCTRWKDVIKSAWYDIKELDYLNSDDIEIELDEESLTQSELEKMLERCGRYLINLRLSDDYDSKIINVIRDNCHNLIKLKLELQTYSDDNFLWAFNDMEKLQSIKIHFSGNILLNCLQSIHKNIEDIQFIARDIYHQSLNYHRNFQQLLSKFNCLRYLTMNRLELSYETIKTIGQMRSLIHLDLQNCYQNKKTSLVPLMNLSNLEYLDLFGIHIGNDVDDLIDGLAVNCVHLKHFDISWNLSLTKRGLMNICKMKNLEVLRMNYLTFQVNQQIGKFDKLKKLECNGFIGGVNTIIIGIIKNSPNLENFDIRNTPVTIHTLNNAIKITKKRKNNITLHLCVSRTSFENYDQFENTSPLLDIQCH, from the exons atgtCGAAACATCGATGTAATCATGACGATGTTGGTAGTCCAAAAGCTTGTAAgagaaacaaatatttaaaaaagccaaataacaaattagaattgaataagaaaaaattatcaccaaTTCATAgacttgatgatgattgtctagttaaaatatttatgtacttACCAGTCCAAAAACGTCTAGAAGTTGaaaaag ttTGTACACGTTGGAAAGATGTCATTAAAAGTGCCTGGTATGATATAAAAgaacttgattatttaaattcagaTGACATTGAAATTGAACTTGATGAAGAATCATTAACACAAtctgaattagaaaaaatgcTTGAACGTTGTGGaagatatttaataaatttaagattatctgatgattatgattcaaaaataataaatgtcataCGTGATAATtgtcataatttaataaaactcaAACTTGAGTTACAAACATATtcagatgataattttttatgggCATTTAATGACATGGAAAAAttacaatcaattaaaatacatttttctggtaatatattattaaattgtcttcaaagtattcataaaaatattgaagacaTACAATTTATTGCACgtgatatttatcatcaatcattaaattatcatcgtAATTTTCAGCAATTACTATCt aaATTCAATTGTTTGCGATACTTGACAATGAATAGATTGGAATTATCAtatgaaacaattaaaacaattggTCAAATGAGAAGCTTAATTCATCTTGATTTACAAAattgttatcaaaataaaaaaacatcattagTTCCATTGATGAATCTTAGTAATCTTGAGTATCTTGATTTATTTGGCATTCATATTGgtaatgatgttgatgatttgaTTGATGGTCTTGCTGTTAATTGTGTTCATCTTAAACACTTTGATATATCATGGAATCTCAGCTTGACAAAGAGAGGCCTAatgaatatttgtaaaatgaaaaatttagaagTACTGagaatgaattatttaacatttcaagttaatcaacaaattggaaaatttgataaactaaaaaaacttgaatgcAATGGTTTTATTGGTGGTGTTAATACTATTATCATTggtatcattaaaaattcaccaaatcttgaaaattttgatattagaAATACACCAGTTACTATTCATACACTAAATAATgctattaaaattacaaaaaaacgtaaaaataatattacgttGCATCTTTGTGTTAGTCGTACGAGCTTCGAAAATTATGATCAATTCGAAAATACGTCACCATTGTTGGATattcaatgtcattaa
- the LOC122860455 gene encoding endothelin-converting enzyme 1-like — MTELKSRRLLLMLSIGIANALWNDGPCKSDDCWKQRAREIEESLDVTIDPCDNFYAFSCGGWMKKNPAPRYYKSWTPANVYEHKMMNIFAKQRDETGFDIIESLEIIGGWPILGDKYQTPLEVIPSVILPVITKVFGVDTNSTEVKQYINNIVKVVKEISINRNIPFNTIKVLQDANDIINFQLELIEVKKKSSLGKPELFQGSDDFKNWFDLHLSGINNSHALRFCYLNPFPPFSSKENVDTEFAVENIEILENLIVLFDNTKPDTLQNFIIWDLVYKYLKFMPTRMYDIEYELNNIGKETLGLFLNREERCIRSLPFLSALVLKFLSVYYPENYKNSSKDIITKVIESSQEYVNKTSWMFSEWKNSVSLRIPDLFQYNYYLFFNNNSIDEIYGYPKIFTNNYMEDSLRISRLERHRLLQQYDRPLLDAKNLYFFDGSIVISILSHLLSKFQPNVPQASNYGPAATVVGLSIRPIFGLIDTVFYISESDNVDFMTNDMKNEFLRRYYTFKMQFHNNSTTYGLSNDTILNAIILRIIEISYLEDNFGIPAAFAAYEKNKTPEDEEISLPNYPMYKDKKLFFISYASVSV, encoded by the exons ATGACAGAATTGAAAAGTCGAAGATTATTATTGATGC tCTCAATTGGTATTGCAAATGCTCTTTGGAATGATGGTCCATGTAAATCTGATGATTGCTGGAAACAAcgag caCGAGAGATTGAAGAAAGTTTAGATGTCACCATTGATCCATGTGATAATTTCTATGCATTTTCATGTGGTggatggatgaaaaaaaatccagcACCTCGTTATTATAAATCTTGGACACCTGCAAATGTCTACGAGcataaaatgatgaatatatttgCTA aACAACGAGATGAAACTGgctttgatattattgaaagtCTTGAGATTATCGGTGGATGGCCAATTTTGGGTGATAAATATCAAACACCTCTTGAAGTTATACCAAGCGTTATTTTGCCTGTGATAACAAAAGTCTTTGGTGTTGACAC aaattcAACAGAGGTAAaacaatatatcaataatattgtcaaAGTTGTCAAAGAAATTTCAATAAACAGAAATATACCATTTAACACCATAAAAGTGCTACAAGAtgcaaatgatattattaattttcaattggaaTTAATTGAG gttaaaaaaaaatcatcacttGGAAAACCAGAATTATTTCAAGGTTCTGATGACTTCAAGAATTGGTTCGACCTCCATTTATCTGGAATCAATAATTCTCAT gCGCTCCGTTTTTGTTACTTGAATCCTTTTCCTCCGTTTTCATCAAAGGAAAATGTAGATACTGAATTCGCCGTAgaaaacattgaaatattgGAAAACTTGATTGTATTATTTGACAATACTAAACCAGATACACTAC aaaattttataatatgggATTTGGTttataaatatctaaaatttatGCCAACAAGAATGTATGATATTGAATATGAGCTCAACAACATTGGCAAAGAAACTCTAGGATTATTTCTTAATCG TGAGGAACGTTGCATCAGAAGTCTGCCATTTTTATCAGCACTAGTTCTAAAATTTCTTTCAGTATATTATcctgaaaattataaaaattct AGCAAGGATATAATCACTAAAGTAATCGAAAGTAGCCAAGAATATGTAAACAAAACATCATGGATGTTTTCTGAATGGAAAAATTCAGTATCACTAAGAATTCcagatttatttcaatataattattatttatttttcaacaataattccATCGATGAAATTTATGGATat ccaaaaatttttactaataATTACATGGAAGATTCTTTACGGATTTCTCGATTGGAACGCCACAGACTACT ACAACAATATGATAGACCTCTTCTTGACgcaaaaaatctatatttttttgatggatCGATCG TTATATCAATTTTGAGTCATCTACTGTCAAAATTTCAGCCGAACGTTCCACA aGCATCAAATTATGGACCAGCCGCAACTGTAGTTGGTCTATCAATTAGACCTATTTTCGGTTTGATCGAtacagttttttatatttcggaAAGTGATAATGTCGACTTTATGACAAAcgatatgaaaaatgaatttttacgacgatattatacttttaaaatgcAATTCCATAATAATTCTACAACTTATGGATTGTCAAATGatacaatattaaat GCAATCATTTTAAGGATAATTGAGATATCATATTTAGAAGACAACTTTGGAATTCCTGCAGCTTTTGCagcttatgaaaaaaataaaacaccagAAGATGAGGAAATTTCATTGCCAAATTATCCAAtgtataaagataaaaaacttttttttatatcttatgCAAGTGTAagtgtataa
- the LOC122851236 gene encoding probable isocitrate dehydrogenase [NAD] subunit alpha, mitochondrial, which translates to MAAQWIRKVVSPTIGGVRLYSGGLKKCTLIPGDGIGPEISAAVQKIFDAAKVPIEWESVDVSPVKGPDGRFGIPQAAIDSVNRNKIGLKGPLMTPIGKGHRSLNLALRKEFNLYANVRPCRSLEGYKTLYDNVDVVTIRENTEGEYSGIEHEIVDGVVQSIKLITEEASRRVAEFAFQYATDNNRAKVTAVHKANIMRMSDGLFLRCCREAAQKFPNVKFEERYLDTVCLNMVQDPSQYDVLVMPNLYGDILSDMCAGLVGGLGLTPSGNIGLNGALFESVHGTAPDIAGHDKANPTALLLSAVMMLKYMGLNDHARIIEHSAYDTIKEAKYLTGDLGGNAKCSEYTNEICKRVMAQTK; encoded by the exons atgGCAGCCCAGTGGATAAGAAAAGTT GTCTCGCCGACAATTGGGGGTGTACGATTATACAGTGGAGGTCTTAAAAAATGCACCCTAATACCTGGTGACGGTATTGGACCTGAAATATCAGCTGCTgtccaaaaaatatttgatgctGCCAAG gTGCCAATTGAATGGGAATCAGTTGATGTATCACCTGTAAAAGGACCAGATGGAAGATTTGGAATACCACAAGCAGCAATTGATTCagttaatagaaataaaattggatTAAAAGGACCATTGATGACACCAATTGGCAAAGGCCACAGATCACTTAATCTTGCATTGAGAAA agAATTCAATCTTTATGCTAATGTCAGACCATGTCGTTCACTCGAGGGTTATAAAACACTTTATGACAATGTCGATGTTGTTACAATTCGTGAAAATACTGAGGGTGAATATTCTGGTATTGAGCATGAAATTGTTGATGGTGTTGTACAATCAATTAAGCTTATTACTGAAGAAGCATCACGTAGAGTTGCTGAATTTGCATTTCAATATGCAACTGATAATAACAGAgctaaa gtAACAGCTGTACATAAAGCAAATATCATGAGAATGTCAGatggtttatttttacgaTGCTGTCGTGAAGCTGCACAAAAATTTccaaatgttaaatttgaagAAAGATATTTAGATACTGTTTGTTTGAATATGGTACAAGATCCAAGTCAATATGATGTACTTGTTATGCCAAATCTTTATGGTGATATTCTTTCTGATATGTGTGCTGGTCTTGTTGGTGGACTTGGTCTTACTCCAAGTGGAAACATTGGACTCAATGGTGCACTATTTGAATCT gtCCATGGAACAGCTCCAGATATTGCTGGTCATGATAAAGCAAATCCCACTGCCCTTTTATTATCAGCAGTGATGATGTTGAAATATATGGGACTAAATGATCACGCTAGAATCATTGAACATTCAGCCTATGACACCATCAAAGAAGCTAAATATTTAACTGGTGATCTTGGTGGCAATGCTAAATGCAGTGAATATACAAATGAAATCTGCAAAAGAGTTATGGCTCAAACTAagtaa
- the LOC122851300 gene encoding uncharacterized protein LOC122851300, translating to MNWLIIFLSAVTLAQARIVYIDPPRTSYPVYFDEDRAEQASKDLDMTFSAGEANEEDIIYPVKKTNYVPEQIIYRGAKRPVYYQANESPNQKIIYRDPYVTSEPAGKFLHFNPSNKGEVVLELRVIANNNNV from the exons ATGAACTGGCTTATAATTTTTCTGTCTGCTGTTACATTGGCACAGGCCAGAATTGTTTATATTGATCCACCAAGAACAAGCTATCCAGTATATTTTGATGAAGATAGAGCTGAACAGGCTTCCAAAGATTTGGATATGACTTTTTCAGCTGGTGAAGCAAATGAAGAAGATATTATTTATCCAGTTAAAAAg ACAAATTATGTGCctgaacaaataatttatcgtGGTGCAAAACGTCCAGTGTATTATCAAGCAAATGAATCGCcgaatcaaaaaataatttatcgtgATCCATATGTTACTTCAGAACCTGCAGgcaaatttttacattttaatccGTCAAACAAAGGCGAGGTTGTACTTGAACTTCGTGTCATTGCCAACAACAATAATGTTTAA